ACCGTCGCGGGTTCCTCGGGACGGTCTGGGGCGGGATGCTCGGCGCGGGGGGCCTGGCCGGCGGGCTCGGGCGCGCGGCCTCGCCGTCGGCGCGGGCCGACGAGGCGTCGGCCGGCGTGGACCGGCGCATGATCGTGCGCACGGAACGGCCGCTGAACCTGGAATCGCCGTCGGCCGCGCTCGACTCGTTCCTGACGCCCGTCCCCGAGTTCTTCGTCCGCAGCCATCACGGCGCGCCGGCGATCGGCCTGCGGCCCTGGGAGGTCGTCGTCGAGGGCCTGGTGGAGAGGCCGCTCAAGCTGAGCCTGGCCGACCTGGAGGCGATGGCGTCGACGACGATCCCGGCCGTGCTCCAGTGCGCCGGCAACGGCCGGGGCCTGTTCCGGCCCCGGATGCCGGGGCTGGTCTGGGAGCGCGGGGCCGTCGGCCACGCCGAATGGGCCGGCGTGCCGCTGGCGGCCCTCCTGGAGCGGGCCGGCGTGAGGCCGGAGGCGGCCCACGTCCACTTCGTCGGCGGCGACGTCCCGCCCACGCCCAAATCGCCGGCCTTCATCCGGAGCATCCCCGTCGCCCGCGCGAAAGCCGAGGACACGCTCGTCGCCCTGAAGATGAACGGCGAGCCGCTGCCGGTCCTCCACGGCGGCCCCGCGCGGGTCGTCGTCCCCGGATGGGGCGGCGACTGCTGGACCAAGTGGATCCGCCGGATCGTGGTCGCGGCCGAGGAGGCGTCGAGCTTCTACATGAAGACCGGCTACCGCATCCCGCGCAAGCCGATCCCCCCCGGCGTCGCCCCGGATCCGGCCGACCTGGTCCCCGTCGAGTGGATGAACGTCAAGTCGCTGATCACCTGGCCGGGAGCCGGGGCCGCGCTGGCGCGAGGGCCGCAGGAGGTCCGCGGCGTCGCCTGGACCGGCGAGGGCCACGTCGTGAAGGTCGAGGTCGCGACCGTCCAGGACCCGACCTGGCGCGAGGCCGAGCTGCTCGACGGGCCCCGCCAGGGGAGCTGGCGGCGGTTCAAGCTCGCCTGGACGCCGCCGGCCGCAGGCGAGTACGTGCT
The DNA window shown above is from Paludisphaera mucosa and carries:
- a CDS encoding sulfite oxidase, with product MAAELDDHRDRDGRAGAASDRRGFLGTVWGGMLGAGGLAGGLGRAASPSARADEASAGVDRRMIVRTERPLNLESPSAALDSFLTPVPEFFVRSHHGAPAIGLRPWEVVVEGLVERPLKLSLADLEAMASTTIPAVLQCAGNGRGLFRPRMPGLVWERGAVGHAEWAGVPLAALLERAGVRPEAAHVHFVGGDVPPTPKSPAFIRSIPVARAKAEDTLVALKMNGEPLPVLHGGPARVVVPGWGGDCWTKWIRRIVVAAEEASSFYMKTGYRIPRKPIPPGVAPDPADLVPVEWMNVKSLITWPGAGAALARGPQEVRGVAWTGEGHVVKVEVATVQDPTWREAELLDGPRQGSWRRFKLAWTPPAAGEYVLQARATDSKGEVQPEVSPWNKSGYLWNGYDRVPCTVS